From Quercus robur chromosome 8, dhQueRobu3.1, whole genome shotgun sequence:
CTTCCTTATCATCTGTGGAAGGCCCAGTAAAAAGAGTACTTTAAGAAATTGAATAAGAGAGTAGTTTGATGCTTTAAAGCTTAATGTTTAGCATCAGATGTTGAGggttatttgtgtgtgtgtgtgtgtgttcagtTTGATAATTGCCAAAGAAACTCTTGAAGCCTGTTATCTTATAgatgaaagttttgattttattgtGACTTCTTGGTTGTTGAAAAGATTTAGCATATGAGAAATAAACACCTTAAATTTGGAAGTTAGGTTGTCATGTTATCTAATCTACATAGGTATATTTGCTTCTTCCTTAATTTTGTGTGAAGACTgttgaaataattttgtaacTTATCTATTAGTGGGAATTGAATTTTTGgctttatttttactttttgaattCTTACTGCATTGTTGTTTCTCTTAGTGAGAAAGTATTGATTCATTTTTATATGCATAGGATGGCCTAGTATAGATAAACTGTTTGTATGTTTTTTGATTGCTGGATGAAATTGGTTGTCTTTGTTGCCGCAGTGCTGTGTATCTTTTGAATTCTCCCATTGCACAACAACCATGTCAACATTCGTTATCAACAAGTTCTGTAGCTGAGCCTCACCAAAGAAAAAGGAGTAGGAAAGATCCATTAGTTGAAGTTGTTGCAGATATTGGTTCCTCACTTTTAATTGTTAAGAACTTtggaatatttttttagtttgagaTTTTGAATGTTGTGAAAAAACCCATGCATTTGGGTTTTCTCTCTATGTTGATATAGAACATTTTAGTTGTCATCAGTTGGCAAGACATTTCATCGTGACAATTGGATTATCAATggttttttcattaaaattgttactaaaattaaaatgttgaaggatgaagaaaaataataattaaaattttatcttaaatccaaatccaaatttaggTTATCCAAACAATGGAATTTCAAATCctttattgtttaaaaagacctaaacaagaaattttaaaatcaatggatttcaaaTCAAGgaatttcaaatccaaatctaaaTCCAAATGTTGCCATTCAAACACAACCCAAAGGCATTGTCTATTAACAACCCTCCAAAGCTATTGAAATTCTTTATAGTGATAACGACTTCTTCCAAATGAACTTTCTCCTTTTCCATGCAAACTGTATTCTGTAGCTTCCAAATAGAGTCGAATGGTCATGACATCAAATAGGACGTATTCATGCTCTCTTTGGACTTACAATAAACTTCTCCAGTTTCCACTAGCTCTGTACTCTGTAGTGTTAATCGGTAAGGTGCTGATCTTAAAtcgattttttatttgttttccctaTTTCCTCTGCCTCTTATTCTAAGGAGGCCTGCCATCTCGAATCTAGCCAATTTTATAAGTCCTATCCGTAACCACATGACATCCAAGATAGTAAAGCATTCAATTGGTCTGtctataatagaaaaatgtgtagAATTTACGCAATTTTATCGTAAAATAATTCACAtcaatctatatataattatgtaaatttacaaatttgctgctgtaatcatgtaaatttacactaatattattcattttgcatttgaatgtttattctttctttacgtATATTGAGGATAAAAGAAAATAGTAGATGATAATTGTTGTAtatgaggaaagaaaaaaaaattaatcaagaaaaattaatatttaaattaaatgtagtataaaatagataatctaatatgtggtttttttttctctcaaaaaataatttatggtattttgaaaagtggatatgtaaaatagaaaaaataaattgttatactaaaataaatataaatttttgcaaCAAACTATTGGAAATGCTCTTACTTAAAATATTCATGTCCTTTGATAGATCCATGGGTCCATCCAATTATATGAGCCAAAATAGATGGAACCTTAACCGCATGCTCAAAGAAAGGATAGTGATTACTAGGCTTTAACCATTCGTTGGCCCATTAATCCAATGGTTTTGGATTATGGGCTCAAACATCCAAAATTTCTCTTTGGTGGGTCCTTGAGCCCATGCAAACTCAAATGTTTCTGAACCGGCATGAAACCCTAACCACGGACCAAGAGAAATGGTAATAAATAAAGCCAAAAAATATGTGCATCGGTTTGAACAAAGAgtaaataagataattttagaaagatggaaaatgtaaaaaacattatgtaaatgattgaaatataaataacattaaGGTTGTGTTTAGTTTgagggaaaatattttccaaccctaaaataaattccaagtgaaaatatatattttcaagtgGTTGATtgcattccaaaaaatattttcaaatttttggttgCATTTTGAAAATGATATGAAAAATTGGCAATGACAGAGAACAACGACTAATGATGATGGAGACTAACTATGACCAACAACTGATGATGGTGGAGACAAGTGGTCGTCAATGGTTGGAAACTGGAGACTGAAAATTTTAGAGGGGGTTGGTTGGGTGGCTATCAATAGGGGTGGAAGTTCAATTGATAAGTTTTGAGTGATTCTAAAAATGATTTACggaaaatgaaaacataaaCCAATTTTCACTGTAAGTACCTATATTTTACAGTCAGGTTGACCAACATTTTCTATTGGCCCAAGTACCAGCACAtgcggaaaatattttcttgaaatcaATTTTTGTCAAACCAACCATAGCCTAAGTAAATCTGTAAATGATGGAATTTAAAATATACTAAGTAAATTGAGGATCCTTGGGTCCATGCAATCAAATAGACATAAATCCGCACAGAACTCTAAACACAGTCAAAAGAAAGGATATGAATTTTGGAGAAAGTTTATCCTGCCTCTAGTGTATGAAAACAGCCCTCTCATAATATATATAGGTTCCAAACATTGGTGAGGCCCATTTGTTGTGAGACATCCCATGCATACACCAAATGCAAGACATACTTTCTCTGATTTTTGGGCTTGAAATAGTTGTCATGACAGGCTAATAACACATGAACCcacaaaagtaaataaataaatcataagaGTCTCTAAGTGTAATATCCACAAAAACAAAGCTAGAAAGATAAAAagctctctcactctcacacacacacacacacacacacacacttttccAAGTACGTAAAAGAGACggtaaaattaaattttgcctAAACAAAATGTTGGAAAGTGAGAATAGCTTGAGGATAGTGGTTGTGCTATTGGAAAAGAGTTTGAAGATGAGTGCTTATGGAAACTTTTTAGAGAAAGGGAGAGTTGGTGGTGgaagaaagaagcaaaatgTGTGAAAAGGAGAGGTaaagggttttggaaagaaggaaaagaaagaaaagataagattTTCTGtgtgagaaaaataaagaaaatcaaagaggaaaaaaaaaaaaaaaaaagaaagaagaggggGTTCCAATTTGATAGATCAAAAGAGGGAGAGGGAGTTTTTGTGGacgaaagaagaaagaaaaattaaaggagTCTTGAGTGGCTGGATatagagagaacaaaaatagagaGCTTcgtgtgaaaaaaataaaaagaaaaaagaaaaaagaaagagaaaaagaaaaagaaaaagaaagagaggttAATTTCACTTTGCCTTCCTAAAGTATAAAGACAAGTTCAATTAGAAAATTGAGCAATGTCCCCTTCAATTTGCCTCTATTATTAAAAAGTTTatcaatttcaatatttttcacaaaaatttcaattatcTTGACTTGCATGCCAAAtccaattatattttatttaagggttatgctaacgagtgctcttaggatattggttaacaatccattttaaaaaagttttgacacaaattttatagaaatgaaaataaatgtaaaaacattaattgttttatttaattattaacaaaaaaaaaatgttaatcttACCCATAAAATCTAAGATTAAATTCTTATACCAAAATTAGATAAAGTGTGAAATTAGAGGGAACTTGGTATTCTCATCGAAAAGGGTGAAAATTTCCCTCTCCAATCTAAGGATGGGCCCTCCAGCTTTCATATAATTGGCTTGAGACTATTAAGAATGTCTGTAACTCCTTGGGTGAGGTTTCATTTTGTTGGATCATGGATCCATTGAGAAGAAGATATGGCTACTTAAAATCTAACTAAATGGTCTATCAAccattctatttttcggctGTTTTGAATTGGGCGTTGTCCCCTAAGAGCTAAGGCCCATGTCATCTTGGAGGAGCCATCTCTCTAGTGTATTTTGTTGGTGTGCctgtgttgtttttgtttttctgttgaGGTTgatgttgataaaaaaaaattattcataaaaataaaaaataaaaagatgaagaacAATAATTTATGGTGCACTTAGGGCTGTAAATAAACCAAGCTGATCATGAACAACTCAGATTCAGCTCGATAAAAAGCtcattcatgtttgtttgtttataaataaaccAAATTTGAGCCTTAGTTTTTGgctcgtttaataaacaagccaagcccaatcaaaaaaatttgttcacgaATAAGCTCGTAAGCTATTAGGCTTGATACATAACAATTCAAGTATAAActcatttataaatttatatgtgttagctaaatatactcattacaTATATCTTAATACCAACATAGCCAACATAGGACCACTACttattaccttaatttttttcttctctctaaaTTGATCAAGAACCACTTTAGACtataattacatttaaaaataaattaattaaataagcCACATATAATACTTTCCTATTAATCATTTAAAGTAAAGTTATGAAACATGTTAgtatttttctcattcataataattacaaataagTATCTTTCTAGTTCTTCACCATCTAACgtaaatgtaaaaattgtattttgagcAACTACTAAAGCTgtagacaaaaaatgataaatgaatgaatttaattataaaaatttttaatttgaataatggctAATCAAAAGTATgcatgataaaataaatatactttttttttttcttaattttagagattaaaacatttgataatgtaattttttttagatttcaagCTCAAAAACTTGACCCAAACTtgagtttgagcttgatattaagattgagcttggcttgactaattaatcaagccaaACTAAGTCAAGATcaagttttttggtttttccatGAGTTCAACCCCAAACACTGTTTTTAGGCTTGTCATAAGCTGAAGTCAAGTTTgaacttttgatttttcttgacAAGCTAAGTTTCTTAAACATACACTACTCAACAAAGTTCAGCTCGTTTACAGCATGTACTACATGAAATTAACATGGAAAAAAGTGACAGCCGACCAATTTACAATTGCAATAGTACAATACAATAGCAAAATTATCAGCTGCAAactaagaacaaaattattaagtttgtaaatttgttacattaaaaaaaaataaaagaaaaacctctgtccaaccaaatcaaaaactcaaatttcacaaatttCATGAGTTTATAAATCTattacataattaaaaataaaataagaaatcaCCTTTAtccaaaccaaataaaatacCTAAATCTCCCATTAATTCGTAGATTACAACCACCACATTGTTATAATCAAGCAGCAAACTCAAATAAAGCTATCAAACCAAATAGAAGACCAATGTCAACCATGGAAATAGAGTCCTAGGGAGAAGCTTGTTGGGGGTCTAGATGTGAAGGATGAGCACCAAATCATGGATATCGCATATCGGTACTAGCGGAGTCTATCTAAGAGGCTGGGAgcagaaaaatatatttgagtTGAAGTAGATAACGAAGGCGAGTGGGTTGAGGACAAGCCAAGGTTCAGGGAGGTCTAGAATGACTCGGAGAAGGGAACTGAGTCAACAATGGAATAGTGAAGATGGAGGTGGACGAGGACAAGAGATCTGTGGTATTAACTCttatgattttctttaaattttttatttaaaaatccCATATGGCCCATTTTGTTGTTGGATAAAAgtatttctccaaaaaagagTTGTTGGATAAAATTGGTATTTTATGTCACTTTTATTCTtttgggaaaaatttttttttctatcttatcttctaaacctattaattttatgtttttatgtttgaAAAATGAACAGATATCCAAAATCTAAATCTatactttttcaattaaatCCAACGAAATCACAAAGATTATGAATATaatccaagaaaacaacaatgcaattttcaaaattttattttctttatgatGTACGAATAATAATTTCTTCAAAAGATTTTATTGAGAAAGTAATAATATATTGAGGATATTTGTTCATTTCCTAAACATAAAGATGAAAATTGTGAACTATCACAAATATAAaagaggaaattgtttttccctctatttagttatttatttatttattgtaagtAATAATAAGAATGGGCACATGATTTgtgaaaatataatattttgctaaattacaaattataccCTCTAActttgaattaaattaaattcatttgTATAAGTTCGTTCTCATTCAATTCAAATCCTATAAATTTTTACTTCGTTCTCTTCGGTTCTCCTATCCACTTCCATTAGAAGATTTTTGTCTAGTGTTCTAAAACAATTGTTTTAAACAATGTCGTTTTAAGTGTTATTAGAAGATTTTTGTCTAGTGTTCTAAAACAATTGTTTTAAACAATGTCGTTTTAAGTGTTATTGTTGACGTAATTTTAATGGGATTGACAGAAAGAATATATTgaataaattgtaaatttaaaaGATTTAATTTAACGAAAGTGaagttataaaatttgaattttaggcAAAATCAAAGGAttccatttataattttttttttaattatactttAGCGAAATTTGTTAGCATCATACAATTTTGcctattataaataattgaatgacAACATTGTGCGTTTGCATACTTTCGTTGAGGTGGCggctttgaagtttgaacttgacccatagtttaaactttaaagagtAAAATTAAATCCAAAGAGTGAAAGATTTGGCACCAATAGTAATGGGTCGTACATTGGGAGTCCaaatcttttgttttattttttctattccactatatactccacaaataaaaacatgtcatATGTCATCATCGCACATCCttagtgcgatggtcactccacaagtataaatgtttatagagtgtggggggtaagggccggagttcaagtctccaaaagggaacttcatacacatatacacttagattagattagaatagaattctatcttataaaaaataaaaaataaaaaataaaaaaataacatatcatATATCCATCTAATTTATCGTAATATTGCTCAaatatgatgaaaaaaaaaaaggaaaaattattttatttttaaaaaatctagtttaattatttatacagtaaaaatgagattaaaactggATTTACAGAATAACCCCACAACAAATAAAGTAATTTAGTCTTACAATAACCCAAATCAATCAATAATACAATTGTTTACATTGCAATTTGCAATGCGACCAACATACTCAGTCCTAGGGAGATGCTCTCCTGGTGCTCCGTGAGTTGGTACCTCGTCGAGTGTACCAAATTGTTTAATCCGCGTAATCCAAGCCGATTTCTTTCAGTTTGTAGTCTTTTTTGCACAAATCCCAACATAAAAAGGTTCACTACTGGTTGAGTGGTTGGCTCCTTAATCTAGACATATCACATCTCACGAAAATCATCATCACGATTCAATATAATAATTGCTAATTTAAAATGAAGATTGAATCCAACTAATTATTTTTGTCCTCTTaacttaaattattaaaaaacaaattatttttgtcctctaaactttttttttttttttttctatcttcaaattattgaaaaatgttctcttttttcatcgtatttttgtttctaaattataaggaaaaaaaatctcttcacaaaatatttttgaaaaattagaggaaaaaaatcTGTTAGTAAAGCCTTTGAGaccaaaatataatttaaccagaaattttttttagaattaacaatatatcaatttgtaaaaattattaataaaaaatttataatattcttaGCACCGTTGTAGGGCGCTAAGGACATGACTTTGTGATGTCTAATAATTGTAGAATCAATTATCTTGTATACAATTTGAAGCAATCTTAAATTGGGTCAATTGCCCAATTGTTCTTACATAACATGGCAAAATAGGTCCCATCCAAAAAAAACATGGCAAAATAGGCGGGTTAGTTTGGGTTTGGGTCGGATCAATTGGATTGCGAATCAAACGGGTTGCTGGTCAAAAACAtgtcattttaagcgggttaaAATGGGTTTgagtcaatcgggttgcgggccaggttgacccgtattttttacatgaatttttttttttttttaagaaaatatgtatttgccatttagAAAGTTATACAACAAactacttgatgtaaaatgcattactttgaattcaccacttataataagaatgaattacacttattaatatttattcaataattttaaaattatataaatcctagcattgctatctaaaacaaaataacataaagataagtaaaacaaataaacatgttttatttttacacaatatcaacatgccaaaatataaaacaaaattacaaatgacttattggataattcatttgaaaaagaataaaaaatataagaaatttacaatcttgaaaattaattttataatctattgttAATTGTGGTTAACACTCTATTTTaatttgagatatatattaaagtttgattgtttacttatttatacatgatctcttttatgaatatcataccATTGTTAAGCAATACACACTCtagaaaatatcataatttattttgaaaagccatttattttagacataaattgttaaaaaataggtttaagcatttataatttatgttaatttgatactttggcttcagtattttcacacttgtgaatatttttcacacatgtCTACAAatttaaatctatatttttaactgTATTATAACCAGATTATCTTAGtatgtactttgctatttgatatataaaaaaatctttactcatgaCAGAATGTTCAatcattcatctttcaattaatttgtatatagttatgtaaatattttaattgtttccttaaagctcacaacaaacaattaaaccaatattatcttaattttattattttttttatacccaaaaaaaaaagttttaaaaaatggtttagGTTTGGGTTGAACAGCAAAAATACAGGTTGGATCACGGGTCAATCCATTTTTGCTtcgcgtaaaaaaaaaaaaaatcagattcgGATTAGGTATTTGTCAAGTCGGGTTGGGTCAGAAAATTCTTATCCGTTTTGTCTACTTCCCTACTAGTCCTTTACCCAAACAGTTTCAAATTTGGAAGAGAGGCAATGCATAAAAACGCGGCTCCATCAATGCTGaaattttggcaaaaataatgGAGGGTAAAGAATCTACATATATAGTGTATGTTTTAGCACAGCTGCAAAAGTAAGACCCTCCGACGTACAAGTATGGATAACAGGCTGAAATTTACAATGGGACAAAAACAGCCCTGACAACCCGTTTGTCAACTAGCTTCACGTGACCTGACCCGACACGGGATACCAAAAACCAGGGCAATAAGGCACAGAGGCCACGGCCCCCCTTTTTAAACAAACAGAAACAGAGAAACTAGAATGATTAGGGGCAAAACGGGAAACCAAGAAATGGACGGTGGTGATGAGGACTCCTCATTCTCGAATTGCAGGGAATCAACGGCCAGCGGCATGTTCTCTTGGTCGGGGCTACACGTGGACTCGTGTAGCGGAGGGTGCGCACTGTACATGATGGCGCGTAATACAGCAGAGACCGTTGGAATGTAAGCCGTTTTGTTACGGGCAAGAAGCCACGTCAGCCCCATGAGCTGGCAGTCCCTGTTGAACATCTTGCTTGCTCTGTCGGTTGTGGGCTTGTCCCCCGTTCCGTTTTTGTACCCACCCTTCAGCTGTAGATATCAACAATATACAATGGTATTTTAGTCAATGCAAATTCAATTATCGTATTTtcataaaagttgaaaaaaaaaatttagtgaaatTGGTATTTGTGTTAGCGTGAATAAGAAGTAAATCTTGGTGAATGGCCGAATCGTGTGTGATTGACAAGATGGGAAAAGAGGAGAGGATGCACATTGTAAGGTCATTTTTCTAGGGTGTATCAGAATGACTGTGGTTACGTTCATAAAATGGCAAAGCGTGACTTCCACTTTCATTGTCATGTTAGATGTGCCACTTATCATCAGGTTTGAGGCAAATCAAtatctttcttttgttaaaaatgTGTACCCTTGGGCTTTGCTAGAGCTTATTTTCTTgctttgtttaaaaattatgattgtAATTGGGATAGTTTATAttagacattttttttcaaaagtttattTTCAACTAACTTGtagttttatttataatattttcaataaaaattttttaatttcaactaaatatcGGATCCTAAGTtggcaaaaagtttttattttttaataaaaaaaatcggTTGGACAAAAGTATatctgaatttaaaaaataccaaACCAAACATGCACTAACTATGACCCAATTAATAATGAATTTGGCATTAGAGTATCGGACACATGTCCGAAAATAAACCAGTCCTGATTAATGATAGTCCGGTCATGCAGATAGAATTTTATGTAAGAATCTACAAAATGAGCGTGTGGAGTGAACTCATTTCAGTCCAATGGACAGAAATTTAACCTATAAATCTTAAACAAGTACCTctatctcataaaaaaataccGTAACTCAAAAATACCAACTTAACATATCAGGATTTGGGAACAATACTAAAATATAACGAATAAAAATACAACAATGCATGAGACCTTCACTGCAATTGCCATGCTAAAAGCTTGAATGCCCATAGCCTAATTCCTACCTCAATATTAGATTATAGACCAATCCAATCATTCCCATATGATCATAATTTCAAAGCTAAGTACATGACTTTCAAAGTTAGGTAACACCCCACCCACCTCCCCTCCATATAAATCCAAACtattaaactaaaaaagaacCACGTTGGATAACAAATCCGGGAACCACTACACTTAATAAATCAATTATTGACAATGCAAAAATCTATAATTCTTGAAagttcaataattgaaattgaaattgaaattgaaagtgAAAGTGAAAACTGACCTTTTGGAGTGCCCCAAGGCACTTAGTACAGCCAGAATAAGAAGAATTGCGGCAATTCCTCTCCAAGTTTTTGACTGCAGCAGTAGGAGTGGCATTATGAAACCCAGTAACATTAAAAGCCGCTGGACAGCTCAGTGAGCTGATCTGGTGCAGCCGAATCCCACAGAAACAAAGTATAGCATCGCAACTCGCGTTTGGCTGTGGGAGCCGAATGTTTCGGCTCAGCAACGAGCTCTGCAGCGCATTAACGCACTTCTGTGAGTCATCTGGCATCATTGGGAGATCGGCTTCGGCTCCAGTTGGAGCCGAAGCCGATTGAACCTGTAGAGCTGTCCTGGCGTGAGCCGCGTAGAGCCACGCGGCTAAGACTGGACAGCATCGGCTTCGGTCGAGGTTTTTCCCGCAGGCTTCGTTGACGCCGCCGAATAGCTCGGCTGAGAGGTCTAGCCGGCAGGTTTGGCTCTGGGTTTGAACCGGGAAAGCTGGGACAGTGTTTGGGGTTGAGTACACGCCAGGGTCTAGTGGTTGGTCGTGGCCGTTAACGGGTTCAGAAAGTATACCGGCGCGAGcgttaaaaaacataatccataATACAATGCAAGCTGACCTGAAAATGAACGTTAACGACACCATCTTAAGGGTAAGGTTTTGGAGTTGGGAGCTTGACacttttggtttggtttggtttggtttttggtgttttctgAGAGTGGTAGTGAGAGGGttacttgggttttgtttggaaagcgagaaaaaaaaaaagaaatgattgTCGTGAAAAGTTGGAAAAAGATGGGAAAGGTAGGACATTCACTTGGGAAATTGGAAGAAAAGAGAGATGGGGTGTAAAGTCTAAAGCCGAAAACTTTGAATCATGTTGCTTTTAAAGGGTTAATCAAGGTGAGAACTTTATGTTTCTGTGAAATTATGGGATGGTTAaagttgaaaaagaagaaaaggattcAGGAGAGATTCAATTATTGAAGAACCCTACATGAGcaaatgaaaatatatgttgtttctctctctctctctctctctttggccTCTCTTGTCTCTTGAGCTTCTTCTCTCTAATAAGAGCTAAGAATGATTTTTATATGATGGGGGGGTTTCATATTCATAATCCACGTGAATAGTCCCACTCTCACTTCACTTCAGTGTATTGGTCATGAGGACTAAACTAGTAGGACTT
This genomic window contains:
- the LOC126695450 gene encoding uncharacterized GPI-anchored protein At4g28100: MSYLSHLFPTFHDNHFFFFFSLSKQNPSNPLTTTLRKHQKPNQTKPKVSSSQLQNLTLKMVSLTFIFRSACIVLWIMFFNARAGILSEPVNGHDQPLDPGVYSTPNTVPAFPVQTQSQTCRLDLSAELFGGVNEACGKNLDRSRCCPVLAAWLYAAHARTALQVQSASAPTGAEADLPMMPDDSQKCVNALQSSLLSRNIRLPQPNASCDAILCFCGIRLHQISSLSCPAAFNVTGFHNATPTAAVKNLERNCRNSSYSGCTKCLGALQKLKGGYKNGTGDKPTTDRASKMFNRDCQLMGLTWLLARNKTAYIPTVSAVLRAIMYSAHPPLHESTCSPDQENMPLAVDSLQFENEESSSPPSISWFPVLPLIILVSLFLFV